DNA from Drosophila suzukii chromosome 2R, CBGP_Dsuzu_IsoJpt1.0, whole genome shotgun sequence:
GCATTTATCCAGCGGCCAGGACTGATGAGCTTAGAGGAGCAGATCACAGCATTGGAGCTAATGGGAGCCACCTATGCGAATGACAAAACCAAATACGATGTGAATAAGGCTTACAGCTATCTGCTGAGAGCCATGCAGCTGCGTTATAGCAATCCACGCGGTGTGATCCGCAAGAAAGTTCAGCCCACGGTGCCCGCCTACGACAATTGGTTCGAGACTGAAAACCTGCCTGAACTGTATGCCATTAAACTGAATCACCACTCCATCCACATGGAATCGCTGGCCATAAGGGAGCGCATACTGGGTCGCAACAATCCGGAGTTGCCTCAGGCAATCATCTATCGCGGAGCTGTGATGGCGGATCAAGGCAGATTCTACCAGTGCCAGGTGCTTTGGAACTACGCCATAGATCTACGAATGCGTAATAATGTGAGTTTAACCTTGATATAATAGTGTGTAGGTAGACTTTATGATCATTCTTTGTTTAATCTTTGCCAGGTTTCGGTGGATCGCGATCTCTTACGTTTTGCCCAGCTATTCGCTCAGATTTTGCGGGTAGAGACCCACAACCTTACGTTGGACCACGTTCTGCCCGTTTTGGCCAAGTGCCAGCAGGAGATCGAGAACAATAAGTTTAAAATCAAGGAAGCCAAGCCGAACACTTGCCCCAGACTGTGGCAGGATCAGAACAATCAGAACTGCATTACGGCGCTGTATCTGATCAAGATCGTTACCCATTTAGCGCGACGCAAAAATGACCAGCACATTGACGAGGAGCACATCCAGCAGCTGTTCCTGGTGGTGCGCAAGTTCATACAGAACGACACTCGTCTGCAGGACGGACAGACATTGCTGCACATCGCAGTCAACGGAGTGATGCCAGTGGATGAGTTCTATACCAATGAAATGTGCCGGTAGGACTAAGCTTGATGGATGTTTAATTCCAAGACTAAACCTTTTGTTTCCACCAAAGATTCCCTTGCTATGCAACTGCTTTGGTCCTGGTGCACTGCGGCgcctccgtggtagccgtaGATGCAGCTAGAAACACCCCGCTGCACATCCTAGTGACCAAGATAAATACCGCCCAGGATCGGCAGGCGGAGATGGCGCGCATCCTGCAACTGTTTGTGGAGGCAGGAGCCCACTTGGACGCGGTTAATGCGGCGGGACAGACAGCGGCCATGGCCTGCAAGCTACGtaagttattaaatatgattCCACTTAAAcctattaaaacaaaattttcacTTTGCAGCTCTCTTGGCCAATCGGCTGCACGCCCATCAGAATGCCCACACCAGCCTCAAGTGCCTGGCTGCCCGCACCATCGCCACCAATCGGCTGAACTTCAAG
Protein-coding regions in this window:
- the Fem-1 gene encoding protein fem-1 homolog B isoform X1, which translates into the protein MHAELYRTRKRWYESAWPGAGFWRGANDTLPVTSYITYPANFDQPDGQSLTPLTMAAMSGNVKFVKTLLSHYDVDLERECNVIFDGMVVYGATALWVAAGMGHLPIVKMLVQAGAAINHNTKAQSSPLRAACYEGRLDIVEFLIHNGADVNATNLFNNNTLMIAAYKGHHLVVNTLLQNGSRANDQALCGATALHYAAESGHLDVVVTLLDHGATLKKNELGITPALQAAERLNEDVLEAFIQRPGLMSLEEQITALELMGATYANDKTKYDVNKAYSYLLRAMQLRYSNPRGVIRKKVQPTVPAYDNWFETENLPELYAIKLNHHSIHMESLAIRERILGRNNPELPQAIIYRGAVMADQGRFYQCQVLWNYAIDLRMRNNVSVDRDLLRFAQLFAQILRVETHNLTLDHVLPVLAKCQQEIENNKFKIKEAKPNTCPRLWQDQNNQNCITALYLIKIVTHLARRKNDQHIDEEHIQQLFLVVRKFIQNDTRLQDGQTLLHIAVNGVMPVDEFYTNEMCRFPCYATALVLVHCGASVVAVDAARNTPLHILVTKINTAQDRQAEMARILQLFVEAGAHLDAVNAAGQTAAMACKLPLLANRLHAHQNAHTSLKCLAARTIATNRLNFKGLIPTQLEAFIQMHSVHKVLP
- the Fem-1 gene encoding protein fem-1 homolog B isoform X2, which translates into the protein MEEDPVEELERTFIFDPIGFGYINMSHGMLVEISEELRAKFPKEPRLQFSQLNNLHLASRSGEILRFVEILNSVGGRAMQSHLVNTNFDQPDGQSLTPLTMAAMSGNVKFVKTLLSHYDVDLERECNVIFDGMVVYGATALWVAAGMGHLPIVKMLVQAGAAINHNTKAQSSPLRAACYEGRLDIVEFLIHNGADVNATNLFNNNTLMIAAYKGHHLVVNTLLQNGSRANDQALCGATALHYAAESGHLDVVVTLLDHGATLKKNELGITPALQAAERLNEDVLEAFIQRPGLMSLEEQITALELMGATYANDKTKYDVNKAYSYLLRAMQLRYSNPRGVIRKKVQPTVPAYDNWFETENLPELYAIKLNHHSIHMESLAIRERILGRNNPELPQAIIYRGAVMADQGRFYQCQVLWNYAIDLRMRNNVSVDRDLLRFAQLFAQILRVETHNLTLDHVLPVLAKCQQEIENNKFKIKEAKPNTCPRLWQDQNNQNCITALYLIKIVTHLARRKNDQHIDEEHIQQLFLVVRKFIQNDTRLQDGQTLLHIAVNGVMPVDEFYTNEMCRFPCYATALVLVHCGASVVAVDAARNTPLHILVTKINTAQDRQAEMARILQLFVEAGAHLDAVNAAGQTAAMACKLPLLANRLHAHQNAHTSLKCLAARTIATNRLNFKGLIPTQLEAFIQMHSVHKVLP